A window from Caldisalinibacter kiritimatiensis encodes these proteins:
- a CDS encoding lysophospholipid acyltransferase family protein encodes MSFYSFAKGLMFFLLKLLYKIEVNGIENIPNKGKGIICSNHISLLDPIVVAIATPRKINFMAKKELFNNSLLRFLLNKLGAFPVDRKGTSLSAVKSSLKVLKQDSLLGIFPEGTRVRIENIENAKPGISMISIKSKSPIIPIYIQTNYRIFSKITVHIGHPIEFSDYYREKLTTEDYKNLSKNVMKEIYSLKSNNQP; translated from the coding sequence ATGTCATTTTATAGTTTTGCTAAAGGGTTAATGTTTTTTTTACTTAAGCTCTTGTACAAGATAGAAGTTAACGGAATAGAGAATATACCTAATAAAGGAAAGGGTATTATTTGTTCTAATCATATAAGCTTACTAGACCCCATAGTAGTAGCAATAGCTACTCCAAGAAAAATTAACTTTATGGCAAAAAAAGAGCTATTTAATAATTCATTGTTAAGATTTTTACTAAATAAGTTAGGAGCTTTTCCGGTAGATAGAAAGGGTACCTCTTTATCTGCAGTAAAAAGCTCCCTTAAAGTATTAAAACAAGATAGTTTACTAGGAATATTTCCTGAAGGTACTAGAGTAAGAATAGAAAACATAGAAAATGCAAAACCAGGGATAAGTATGATTAGTATTAAAAGTAAGTCACCTATTATACCTATATATATCCAAACTAACTATAGAATTTTTAGTAAAATAACAGTACATATAGGACATCCTATTGAATTTTCAGATTACTATCGAGAGAAACTAACTACTGAAGACTATAAAAACTTAAGTAAAAATGTAATGAAAGAAATATATAGCTTGAAAAGTAATAATCAACCTTAA